One Drosophila santomea strain STO CAGO 1482 chromosome X, Prin_Dsan_1.1, whole genome shotgun sequence DNA segment encodes these proteins:
- the LOC120455798 gene encoding uncharacterized protein LOC120455798 yields the protein MNPFRPNQGPNFRIRLNLDRMPGEIERIMQRSINRSADRRRITHMPRIRLRVDHQRDVDRFMLNMRILLQRQRTDFNLGAGDSIDVWNWREPSLPTGLMGEGDGDGDGYGDDVNANDRPLRALPPTA from the coding sequence ATGAATCCATTTCGGCCAAATCAAGGTCCGAATTTTCGCATTCGCCTGAATTTAGATCGCATGCCGGGCGAAATAGAGCGCATTATGCAACGATCGATCAACCGATCGGCAGATAGACGTCGAATCACCCACATGCCACGAATCCGATTGCGCGTCGATCATCAACGAGATGTGGATCGCTTTATGCTCAATATGCGTATACTGCTGCAACGACAGAGGACGGACTTCAATCTGGGAGCCGGTGATAGTATCGACGTGTGGAACTGGAGGGAGCCTTCGCTGCCCACCGGTTTGATGGGCGAgggcgatggtgatggtgatggctATGGTGATGACGTAAATGCAAATGATCGACCACTGCGAGCACTCCCACCAACCGCCTAG
- the LOC120456666 gene encoding uncharacterized protein LOC120456666, with translation MSGQNLLFIALLSLLMSVAWTFPSQSLNVANRSSARKQLIKDFVFKVQELIKILMHDLLKLPVTK, from the exons ATGTCAGGGCAGAATTTATTGTTCATTGCCCTGCTCAGCC TGTTGATGTCAGTGGCCTGGACTTTCCCCAGTCAGTCCTTAAATGTGGCGAACAGGTCGTCGGCGAGAAAGCAGCTCATCAAAGATTTTGTCTTTAAAGTTCAGGAATTGATAAAGATATTAATGCACGATTTGTTGAAACTTCCGGTTACTAAATAa
- the LOC120455781 gene encoding uncharacterized protein LOC120455781, whose translation MFNKTIVVALLVCACFLGTIEARPGLTDVVSGPAGQIAGPLALGALTGGAGGLAGSLPAPLTSALGQSGPLGLAQGLGGITG comes from the exons ATGTTCAACAAAACGATTGTCGTGGCCCTCCTTGTGTGCG cCTGTTTCCTTGGCACCATTGAGGCTCGCCCCGGACTTACCGATGTGGTCTCTGGACCAGCTGGACAGATAGCCGGGCCATTGGCACTTGGAGCTCTAACTGGAGGTGCTGGAGGACTAGCTGGTTCCCTTCCTGCTCCATTGACTAGTGCTCTCGGCCAGTCAGGACCTTTGGGATTGGCTCAAGGACTTGGAGGAATTACCGGATAA
- the LOC120457065 gene encoding mucin-2: protein MLPSRNHLIAFVVVTTLVCLTVGQESSFLASITSSNNQQRSANGTSLNNETITINISEIIAAAEAASNATESPSTTSTTTEATSTVSASSSTTQAGITTSTEVSTSTQSTSTTLADTSTTPNTPTTTTQTSTTTSQSTATQAPTTIQPTITTTQASTTTQLPITSTSTTITTPQSSTTTTQTSTGTPETTTASSTISTTQAPTTTEPQSSTVVQTSTTTLKPTTLTTTKSTSTTSTQVPTTTTTQSTSTATQTSTTTPQSIPTTTTQSSTTSPQPTTTTTPQPTTTTVPTTTTTTTPQPTTTTVPTTTTTTVPTATTTTVPTTTTTTVPSTTTTVPTTTATTTQTSTTSQSDITTTAAATTTTERATTTVDESTTTSTTTTSSTPIAYTVYTMEPYPNIYGRSNEISKPQRKLRRGRKGRRGRRPRRRTTPAPLTSSTTTTTTVRTTLGAFDDFSEDYDDLVLNSNNVLEPFPQLPLNLGNIDNNRIPK, encoded by the exons ATGCTGCCGTCACGTAATCATTTAATTGCCTTCGTTGTGGTGACAACATTAG TCTGTTTAACAGTGGGCCAGGAGTCATCGTTTCTGGCCTCAATAACTAGTTCAAACAACCAACAGCGGTCGGCAAACGGAACTAGCTTAAACAACGAAACCATTACAATTAACATTAGTGAAATAATTgcagcagctgaagcagcATCAAATGCCACAGAATCCCCCAGCACTACCTCGACAACTACAGAAGCTACATCAACAGTGTCAGCAAGCTCGTCCACTACACAAGCAGGTATCACCACATCCACAGAAGTATCCACAAGCACACAGTCGACATCGACCACTTTGGCAGACACATCCACCACACCAAACACTCCAACTACTACAACGCAAACTTCAACCACGACATCACAATCAACAGCAACACAAGCTCCAACAACAATACAGCCAACCATAACAACGACACAAGcttcaacaacaacacaacTGCCTATCACTAGTACTTCAACAACCATTACAACACCCCAAAGCTCAACAACAACTACTCAGACTTCAACGGGAACACCGGAAACAACTACAGCATCTTCCACAATATCTACTACAcaagcaccaacaacaacagaaccACAATCTTCAACAGTCGTTCAAACTTCAACAACAACACTAAAACCCACAACTTTAACTACAACGAAATCAACTTCTACAACATCTACACAAGTtccgacaacaacaacgacacaGTCAACGTCCACAGCTACACAAACTTCAACGACTACACCACAATCCATTCCAACAACTACAACTCAAAGCTCGACAACTTCACCACaacccacaacaacaactactcCACAAcctacaacaacaactgtaccgacaacgacaacaacaactactCCACAAcctacaacaacaactgtacctacaacgacaacaacaactgtacctacagcaacaaccacaactGTACCTACAACGACAACCACAACTGTACcttcaacaacaacaactgtaCCTacaacgacagcaacaactacacaaacatcaacaacatcaCAGTCCGATATAACAaccactgcagcagcaacgacCACCACTgaaagagcaacaacaacagttgATGAGAGCACCAccacatcaacaacaacaaccagctCAACACCAATTGCTTACACCGTTTACACCATGGAGCCATATCCGAATATATATGGCCGATCGAACGAGATAAGCAAGCCACAGCGAAAGTTGCGAAGGGGGCGTAAAGGGCGCAGAGGTAGGAGACCTCGTCGTCGCACCACCCCGGCACCACTGACATccagcaccaccacaacaaccacCGTCAGGACGACGTTGGGTGCCTTTGACGACTTCAGCGAGGACTACGACGATCTCGTCCTCAACTCGAACAATGTATTGGAACCATTTCCGCAGTTGCCCCTTAATTTGGGAAATATCGACAATAATAGAATCCCCAagtaa
- the LOC120455771 gene encoding uncharacterized protein LOC120455771, whose amino-acid sequence MLRFGQQLMLLAMACFALQMAHGWLLTLPKLEAKLEAKEAKDEAMLDWFEGKKQKELLKKLDFLNLFTEKEEAKLEKKENEWEKFKQWWDEKKEKELAFFEAKKEKELAFFEGKLSKKSGKKSKSKKTTVKPCYGYQDQDTARYYSGEATESEYEESEEVTEKPSRKSYERKSYDRRTYSLPTIYDVRDDSAEGTRYFT is encoded by the exons ATGCTGAGATTTGGACAACAACTAATGCTGCTGGCGATGGCCTGTTTTG CTCTGCAGATGGCCCACGGATGGCTTTTGACGCTACCCAAGCTCGAGGCGAAACTAGAAGCCAAAGAGGCCAAGGATGAGGCAATGCTGGATTGGTTCGAGGGCAAGAAGCAGAAGGAGCTGCTCAAGAAGCTGGATTTCCTCAATTTGTTCACCGAAAAGGAGGAGGCCAAGCTGGAGAAGAAGGAGAACGAGTGGGAGAAGTTCAAGCAGTGGTGGGacgaaaagaaagaaaaggagcTGGCCTTTTTCGAGGCcaaaaaggagaaggagctgGCCTTCTTCGAGGGCAAGTTGTCCAAGAAGTCGGGCAAAAAGAGCAAGTCCAAGAAGACCACAGTAAAGCCTTGCTATGGCTACCAGGACCAGGACACTGCTCGATACTACTCAGGGGAGGCGACCGAGTCGGAATACGAGGAGTCCGAGGAAGTTACGGAAAAACCTAGCCGAAAGAGCTACGAGCGCAAGAGCTACGACAGACGAACCTATTCTCTACCCACAATTTACGATGTGAGGGACGATTCTGCGGAGGGCACTCGCTACTTTACCTGA